CCATTCAAAACTGGCATTCCTCCATACTtgaaagaataacttaaactaccaggggaaaacgAAACTTatatatcaaagaaaatggagggttcaattcctgctccactcaaactgtaaataaatcggagggttcgattcttgcttcgattaaacagtatgtatgaaagaaaatggagggttctatgctggctccgaCCAAACAGTAAATTGAATGGGGTcctttgaccatccaatcttctcaccaacaaatcaaaagtgtcctacaacagttcccttgatataataaatagagctcaatgaaacaacttgCCACTAGAAAATCTCGGGTtcctagagtctattccttcaaaTCTTTTCAAGCTCACATAAACAAAGatgacagaattaactagtatatcctacCTTGACTTCACTTACAATAaactgagactataacaatcaccaaatctttcaaatacatgtactgtagtcctaccatagagaatgattactcatggctggtggtaaccgtctgtggtatgcggtgttgaagttccaatggaagattcgagatggagttgaatcttgattcagtcgggtgatcctggcaaggtcgccacttgtgaaggcttactcagccctgtaacaacttcagtaagtattaccaaggctggctcctcctcaggaaaattaatgaatagaaaaagaatgataacagtcaaatataaacactttattatttagaaatgaaaatataaaacaattaaatatgaatttttatcctacttgaaagagaaatgaaaaattaaatataaaaataatatctgaattcaacactaatatgtacagttagactggggtgtctggtggatcTTGTTTACACCGCatattgtagaaattgtagccattgctgataTGGGAGGGGGTCtcacagatgttgagtgacaacccaatgactagttcttcacagccTTGAATAGtccatcaagatgataggaacacaggttcttcaccactgcaaagacgaggggtagttgcctggggttaaCTACACTTTGGTATGCAAATAAAATGGTGATGTCCCAGAACTTGTGTAAAGTTCGTCTCATTCAGAactgtttctttggttgccagatgacccgagttgacattccaagctagaaagagacaaaggttacccactgcctaagaaatcactctccatgataagtaaagtatttaaaaaaatggtgattatctaaaagcacatggaaatcaaggcagaatgaagtcttaaaattggttaaaagtgaagcttttaaccaatatatccattaaaaacaggagcagaggcttttacttacagttgtgttgggagctgtgagtcaagtgatgaccatttggtcggagccccacatgtcacctttccgggtggagaaaaaggggagggggaaagcgggagctagactgaccctaccttaacaagcagacggggaatcaaactatcgtcaccatatactcgcttgctactcctatctgctgaacttttccctcacaatgtctttcgtctgtctcataaatatgcaagattacaggtacgtcttagTAGTATAAGTTGGTCGATCTAGGAACACTGccggataatgaccatggaaaatgCGATAATGATAGGGTCTGCATGACAGGGtaattgtttaatatgtttaatcatgccccaaggggatagagagacttattcctatacattaataagtaggtacataaagtagaacaaaggattcgggtgtgcaggtggcagattccgggataatgagtgtggaaaagaatgtgataatgggtggtctgcataagcacaggtgctgtcagggggtacaagtttaatatgtttagtcatccccccaaggggatagagaggcttatttctgtgtaattactaagtataagaaggtaaggtaatgatcacttctgacaccccaaactcaatcactctgatagatgggagaggcagtacaaaaaAGGATTCAGGTGAGCAGGTGGGCAGATTcccaggataatgagtgtggaaaaagaatgtgataatgggtggtcttcataagcacaggtgctgtcaggggtacaagatttaatatgtttaaacatcccccaaggggatagagagagaggcttatttctgtgtaattactaagtataagaaggtagggtaatgatcacttctgactccccaaactcaatcactctgatagatgggagaggcagtacaaaggattcaggtgactgggtacaagcttaccatctccgagggagtccccccccccccttcccgggGCTGCGACTCACTGACGCGACTGTTGCTACttcacaacaacactgctgggtttaaAGAACGCGGTAATGGATGGGCCGCTGGTCGCCCGAGGGAGTGTTGCTCGCCCGTCCGTacctcagcaaaaaaaaaaaaaaaaaaaaaggttcttcCGGGTGCTACGGTAGTGTTTATTCTTGCCAGCTGCTAGATCTTTCCAGGTGGGGGAGGCTTAAAGCAGTGAGAAAAGGTCATCTAGGGAAGACCTTTGTGCTGATAGAGGTCTTATAGGAACTTTGTCATATACATTTTCCTCTCAGATGGGGAGAGGCTTAAGTGGTgcgatattgtttatatatatatatgtttagtcTAGAGAAGATAGTAAtatatagttatatgtaaataaaaatcagagtttgtcaatatttttattaattcacATACAAAAGGGCAAAAAGCTGTGCAAAGTTTTTTAGCGCGAGCAAAGGGGCGAAACTGTGCGAGTTTTACTGGTTAGACTGAATGACTGCGCTCCTCCTGTTCACTTTCTGTAAGATTGATAACCTCCCGCTCGAAAATGATTTCCTTTTCAGGTACATCATCTGCCTTTACTCCACCTGCCGTCTTTACTGCACCTGTCGGCTTTACTCCATCTCCAGCATTTACTCTCACGTCGGGGGTTTTCCCTTCCTTCTCCGACTGACCGTCAGGGTGCGCTTCAAGGTCGCCAGTTTGTTCAGCACCTGCCGCGGCAGTGACCTCAACAGAGTCATCAGATTGAGCAGTATCGAGCGTAGAGAGGTCCACAACGAGGTCATCAGACTGACATGAGGGAAGGCTCTGCGTTTCATCGTTGTCGAGATCTGGTTCTTTCTTCATAGGCTCCTCTATATCAGATGAACTGATCCCATCTTCCACAGGCTGTAAGTCATAAAGAGAACATATTTATCACTTTCAAATAAAGGAGTGGGACTCGTCTCTAATCTACCAAAGGAGGGAATATAGAAAGACATACCCTTTCCTGAGGAAGTCTTTGTTTGCGTTTCCTGCTATCATCACAATGACACCGCTTTAGGAGTTTGAAGCCGGTGTGTTCCTTCCCTTCCAATCTACCAGCCGATAAAATCAAAACTTTACAAATTCTGACTGGCCCAGTGAAaactgttgaagaaaaaaaaaaggagactcaactttaaaattattataagtctcttgcgctcgttttgtttcgttaatattcaaagagaagtatccaatctaccagccgataaaatcaaaaactttacaaattctgactggtccagtgaaaactgttgaaaaaagagactcaactttaaaaattattataagtctcttgcagtcgtttgtttcgttaatattcaAAGAGAAGTTTTTAGCAAAATA
The genomic region above belongs to Cherax quadricarinatus isolate ZL_2023a unplaced genomic scaffold, ASM3850222v1 Contig244, whole genome shotgun sequence and contains:
- the LOC128693331 gene encoding uncharacterized protein — translated: MSEVQELEYVMLTLEDHDDVVHFLVNYFYPRNNVPVEDGISSSDIEEPMKKEPDLDNDETQSLPSCQSDDLVVDLSTLDTAQSDDSVEVTAAAGAEQTGDLEAHPDGQSEKEGKTPDVRVNAGDGVKPTGAVKTAGGVKADDVPEKEIIFEREVINLTESEQEERSHSV